The Catellatospora citrea DNA segment GGTCGTCGCGGCCCCGCCGGGCCGAAGTGGCGCGGTCCGCCTCACGCCCGCCCGCCCGGCCCGCCGCCTGCTGCTGGCCGGGGCGCTGCCCGCGGTCGCGGTGGCCGCGGCGGGAGCGGTCTTCCTGACCAGCACCACGAGCGATCCGGTGCCGCACACCAACGGCCCGGCGCCCGCGACCGGCTCCGCGTCGCCGCAGTCCAGCGCCGCGCCGAGCCCGACCCGCCCCGCGACACCGATGACGGCCCGGCAGATGCTGCTGGCAGCGGCGGAGCAGAGCGCCGCGCACCCGGCGGGAAGCGGCCGCTACTGGGTGGTCCGGAAGGTCAACGGCAACCCCGTCGAGGTCGGCCCGCCCGGTCGGCGGTACACGATCAACGATCGGCGGATCATGGAGGAGTGGAACGCCACCGGCCCGGTCGACCCGAGCATCCTCCTGATGCAGCGCGATGCGGGCGCGGGGCCGGCCACGGACGCCGACCGGGCCGCCTGGGAGGCCGACGGCAGTCCGACCCAGTGGACCGTGCCGCCCTCGTCGCCGGGAACGGACCCGTTCGTCATCGACGCGGCCGCCGGTCCCTGGACGCGGCGGCCGAACACCGGCTCGCGGCCGGATGTGCCGGGCGCGATCCAGTACTACCTGGGGGGCAGGGCGTACACCGTGGCACAGCTGGCGGCGCTGTCGACGGATCCGCGGAAGCTGGCTCGGCAGCTGGGCGGCATGATCCAGGCCGGTGGGATCGAGGTGCCCGGTAACCACTCGCTGTTCCAGGCGGCCAAGGATCTCGTCGCGTATCTTCCGGCGCCGCCGGAGGTGCGGGCCGCCGCATACCGGGTGCTGGCCGAGATCAAGGGGACGCAGTCCCTCGGTGAGGTCACCGACCAGCAGGGCCGCGTGGGCCAGGCGGTCGCGTTCGTCCGCCGCGATGACGGGGGCCGCTGGTACCAGACCCGGCTGATCATCGACCCGGCGACCGGACAGGCCCTGGCCGAGGAGATCTGGGATGTGGGCTCGGGCGCGAAGCCCGGGAAGACCCCGAAGCTGCGGTTCTACGATCTGATCGCGCGCGCCGAGTTCACCGACGAGGACGTCCCGGCGACCGGCGACCGCTGACGACACGGGTGGGCGGCGACGGCGCAGGCTGTCGCCGCCCACCCGGGTCCGTGCAGGTCGCGAGGGTCGTCAGGCCCGGCCCGCGGCCCGCGGTCGGTTACGCTGCGCTGCGTGTACACCGTGCGGCAGGCGGGCCCGGACGATCTCGCCGGGGTACGCGCCGTCGCGCGGCGCTTCGGCAACCTCGGGCAGTGGCCGCACCGCCCCGACTACCTCGACCGCGAACTCGACAACGGCCGCCTGACGGCCGGTCTCGCCGACGGCGACGTCGTCGGTTTCGGCGCGACGTTCGCCCGCGGCGGGCTGACCCACCTGGCAGACCTGTTCGTACTGCCCGAACACCAGTCCTCGGGCCTGGGCCGCACCCTGCTGACCAGGCTGCTGCCCGCGGACGCGCCGCGGGTCACGTTCGCCTCGTCGGACCCCCGCGCCGTGGCCCTCTACATCCGCCAGGGCATGCGCCCCATCTGCCCCCTGCTCTACCTGCGCGGACCGCTCTCCGCCCTGCCCGGTCCGGAGACCACCCCGCGCCCCGCACCGGACCGGACCGCGTTCCCGCTGGACCGGGCTGTCGTCCCGCCAGACCGGGAAGCCGAGACTTCGGACCGGGAAGCCGAGACTTCGGACCGGGCCGCGGTAGCGGGCCTGGTGGCCGTGCTGGATGCGGACGCCTCCGGCGGCCGCCGGGACGCCGACCTCGCCTGGTACGCCGCACTGCCCGGGGTGACCACGGTGCACACCGGCACCGGCTACGCCATGGTGCGCGACACCCGCGACGGGGTGCAGGTCGGTCCGGCCGGTGGGCAGACCACCCGGCACTGCGCCGATGCCGTGCTCGCGGCGCTGGCCCGGCATCGTGCGGCGGGCACCGCGACACTGTGCCTGTTCGGCCCGAACCCGCTGCTGCCCGTGTTGCTGGAGGCGGGGTTCACCATCGCAGACATGGACGTGTTCCTGTCCAGCGGCGCCGATCCGCTGGCGCTGGACCGCTACCTGCCCCACCCGGACCTGGGTTAGCACAGTCCCACCGCGGTTCCCGGCCGCCGTCGTCCGCCGCGTGATGTTCGTCGAGGGCGGCCTGTTCACCGCGAAAGCCCGTCGAGCTGACCGGTCCGGCCGCCGGGCGTCAGACGTCGAGCTGGGAGTTGCGTACCGCCCGGGAGGCGTCGGAGCACAGGTAGGCGATGGTGTCGGCGATGTCGGCGGGGGCCGTCCAGCCCTTGCGGTCGGAGTCGGGCATGTCGGCCCGGTTGGCGGGGGTGTCGATGACGCCGGGCAGGATCGTGTTGACCCGCACGCCGTCCTTGGCGTACTCGGCGTGCAGTGCCCCGGCCAGGCCCAGTACGGCGGTCTTCGCGGTCAGGTAACCGGCCGCGCCGCTGAACGGCTTGCGTACCGACTGGCTCGACACCAGCACCACCGCGCCGCCGCCCGCCCCGACCAGGTGCGGCAGCGTCGCCTGGCAGACCAGATAGGCCGGGCGCAGGTTCAGCCGCAGCAGCCGCTCGAACTCCTCGACGGGCGTCTCGTGCACCCGCTTGCCCATCGCGAACCCGCCCACCAGGTTCACCACGGCCCGCAGCGGCCGATCCGGATCGGCGGCCGCCTGCGCCGCACACGCGCCCACCGCGGCGGCGTCGGTCAGGTCCGCCTGCACCAGCACGAGGCCGTCGGCCCCTGCGGGCAGCCGCGCCAGCTCCCGCTCGTCGTGCCACGGCACGACCACGCGCCACCCGCGCTCCAGCAACGTCGCCGTCACCGCCGACCCCAGCCCACCCGTGCCGCCCGTGACCAGCGCCGTCCCGCCCATACCTCTCCCACCTGAACGCCTCAGACACCCGCCTCGCCGGTCCAGGTTAGAGCACCCCGATCGTAGGAAGGGCGCCTCGCGGTCAGACGGTCTCGGTCAGGTGGGTGACGACGCGGTGGGTGAGCGCGTCGAGGGCGGCGATCTCCTCGTCGGTGAGCAGGTCGATCATGTGGCGGCGTACCGAGGCGACGTGGTGTGGGGCCGCCTCCTCGATGGCCCGCAGCCCGGCCGCGGTGAGCACGATGAGCGAACCCCGGGCGTCGCCCGCGCACTCCTCCCGGTCGACCAGGCCGCGCTGCTGCATGCGGGTGATGTGGTGCGACAACCGGCTCTTGGACCAGAGCATCGTCGTGGCCAGTTCGGTGAGGCGCAGCCGGTGCGGGGAGGCCTCCGACAGGTTGGACAGCACGTCGTAGTCGGCGTCGGACAGCCCGCTGTCGGCAGCCAGGTCGCGGGTGATCTGCAGGTCGAGCAGGGCGCGCATGCGCCGGTAGCCGCGCCAGGCGCGGGCCTGCTTGTCGTCGAGCCAGCGGGGTTCGGTCACGGGGTCACCATACCCTCTTGTTGACATGTCACCAACACTGTCGCTAGCTTGGTGACACGTCAACAAACGAACACTAGGAGCCCGACATGCCCCGCCTCAACGTCGTCGTCGCCTCGACCCGCCCCGGCCGGATCGGCCACGTCATCGGCGACTGGTTCGCCGGCGTCGCGGCCGCCCACGGCGGGTTCGACGTGCGCGTGGTCGATCTCGTCGAGCTCGACCTGCCGTTCCACGACGAGCCCGGCCAGCCGGTGGACGGCGGGCCGTACGCCCACGAGCACACCCGGCGCTGGAGCGAGACCACTGACGCCGCCGACGCGTTCGTGTTCGTGATGCCGGAGTACAACCGCGGCTACAGCGCGCCCCTGAAGAACGCGCTGGACTACCTGTACCGCGAGTGGCACCACAAGCCCGCCGGCTTCGTCAGCTACGGCATGTCCTCGGCCGGGATGCGCGCGGTCGAGCAGCTCAAGCCGGTGCTCGGCGCGCTGCGCATGGTGCCGCTCGCGGAGTCGGTCAACATCCATCTGCGCCAGGTCGTCGCCGCCGACGGCACGTTCGTGCCGAACCCGGCCATGGCCGACGCCGCCCAGGGCATGCTGGACGAGTTGCGGCTGATGGCCGAGCTGATGACCGCCGCACGTGTCGCGGCCTGACCAGGGCCGGGCGATGACGGAGCTGATCGGGCGGCCGACGCCGCCCACGCTGGAAGGGGGAGCGGGCATGCGCGAGCAGGACCGGCTGTGGCAGGTCATCGGACGTACCGGCCGGGGCGTGCTGGCCACCGTCAAGCGCGACGGGCGACCGCAGCTGTCCAACGTCGACTACCTGGCCACCGACGGCGTGATCCGGTTCTCCAGCACGGCCGACCGGGCCAAGGTGCGCAACCTGCGCCGCGACCCCCGGGCCAGCTTCTACGTGACCACCCCGGGCGGCGGCACGTACGCGGTCGCCGAAGGGCTCGCAGAGCTGTCCGCCACCGCGGCCGACCCGCACGACGCGGCCGTGGAGGAGCTGGTCGGGCTGTACCGGGACATCCGCGGCGAGCACCCCGACTGGGCCGAGTACCGGTCCGTCATGGTCGCCGACGCCCGCCTGGTCGTCCGCATCCACGTCGACCGCCTCTACGGCTGGCTCGGCTGACCCACCCCGCCGCCCACTCCACCCCGCCGCGCCACCCACCGAGGCTCACGCCGCGCGGATGCCCCGCTCCTGATAGACGTTGGCCTATCTGATCGAGAATTTGTAGGGCGGTTTCTAGCGGCTGTTGCAACGGGGTACGGATCTTGGAGGATGTGGTCCGTGCCTGGCAGACGACTGACATCAGAAGAACGTGCTCAGATCGAGGTGTTGTACGGCCAGGGGCTGCGGTTCCCGCAGATCGCGCAGGCGATCGGGCGGGACCGCAGCACCGTGTGGCGTGAGGTCCAGCGCAATAACGCCCGCCATGGCGGCACGCATGCGCCGGGGGCGCCGGCCCACGGCGGGCGGGCCGGTGGTGTTCGGCCTGGTGGTGTGTTGCGGCCGCGGGCGTACCGGTTCAAGTACTGCCACCGGTTCGCGCAGCGTCGTGCGGGTGAGCGGGCGTTGCGGCCCCGTGAGGGCAGGCTGCGCGCCCGGCGTGGTCGTACGATGGCCCCGCTGTGGGACGTGGTCCGTGAGCGGCTGGCGCAGCGGTGGTCACCGGTGCAGGTCGCCCGGTCGTTGCGTGCCGATTTTGCTGACCGGCCGGAGCATTGGGTGTCGCACGAGACGATCTACCAGGCGATCTACTTCCAGGCCCGGGGCGGGATGCGTGAGGAGCTGGCCCGGCAGGTCGCGCTGCGTTCGGGTCGTGCGGTGCGAAAGCCGCAGTCGCGTGTGGCGGCGGCCGGGCGTGGGGCCAAGCCGTGGATCCGGGACCTGAACATCTCGACCCGCCCGGCCGAGGTCACCGACCGGGCCGTGCCCGGGCACTGGGAAGGCGACCTGATCATCGGCGCACGAGGCACCAGCGCGATCATCACCCTCGTCGAACGCGCGACCCGGTACGTCATGCTCGGCGCGCTGCCCGACTCACGGGTCAGCGAACAGGTCGTCGACGTGCTCACCGCCCTGATGGGCCGCCTGCCGGCCGAGCTGCGCAAAACGTTGACCTGGGACCAGGGCGCCGAGATGGCCCGCCACGCCCGGTTCACCCTGGCCACCGACTGCAAGGTCTACTTCTGCGACCCGCACTCACCCTGGCAGCGCGGCAGCAACGAGAACACCAACGGACTGCTCCGCCAGTACTTCCCCCGCTCCAGCACCGACTTTCGCACCATCAGCCAGGACGAACTCGACGCGGTCGCCCGAGAACTCAACGGACGACCGCGCCAAACCCTCGACTGGTCAAACCCAGCCAAAGAACTCAACAAGTACCTCGTTGCAACAACCGCTTGAGCCCAAGTAGATCAAACTCGATCGGATAGGCCAATGTCTATGAAAAGCGGGGTCCGGAGACCCCGCCTCGGCGCGCCGGATCGCCGGGCGCGGCCGGGTGGGGCGTGCGACGCTGGGGGTATGGACGAGAAGCAGATCTTCGAGCGGATCGACTCCCTGGTCGCCGAGGAGCACGACCTGCGGACCAAGCGCGTGCAGGGGGCGATCGACCCCGAGACCGAGTCCGCCCGGCTGCGGTCGCTGGAGGAGACGCTCGACCAGTGCTGGGACCTGCTGCGCCGGCGCCGTGCGCTCAAGGACGCGGGGGAGAACCCGGACGACGCGAAGGCCGGCGACATCAAGCAGGTCGAGGGCTACCTGCAGTAGAGGCGAGGTGAGGGTGGGCGCGGGGGACCTCCGCGCCCACCCTTGGCCGTGCCCGGCCGCCGCGTACGATGCCCGCGGCGGCCGGGCACGGCTCAGGCGACGGCCACCGGCTCCCCTTCGGAGTCGGTGCCGCGCCGGGGCGAGTCCTCGTCGACGAAGTAGTCGTCGTGCACGGTTCCGTCGGGTCCGTCGGTGACCTTGCCGGCCCGCAGCACCAGCGTCGCCAGCGCCGCGACGACGAGGTTGACCAGCACCGCGACGAAACCCACGTAGATGGTCGCCTTGGTGTCGAAGCCGAACTTCTCCAGCGGGAACGCCGAGCCGGCGAAGTGCATCCGTCCGGTCGCCGGGTTGGCGATCTGGTAGAGCATCCACATGCCCAGGCCCATGCCGGCCGCCCAGCCGGCGATCAGCGCGCCCTTGTGGAACCAGCGGGTGAACAGGCCCAGCGCCACCGAGGGCAGCGTCTGCAGGATGATCACGCCGCCGATGAGCTGCAGATCGATGGAGAACTGCGGGTCCAGCAGCACGATGCAGAGCAACGCGCCGACCTTGACCACCAGCGAGGCGACCTTGCTGACCTTGGCCTCCTGGGCGGGGCTGGCCTCGCGGTTGAGGTACTCCTTGTAGATGTTGCGGGTGAACAGGTTGGCCGCGGCGATCGACATGATCGCGGCGGGGACCAGCGCACCGATGCCGATGGCGGCGAAGGCGACGCCCGCGAACCAGTCCGGGAACTGCTTGTCGAACAGCACCGGCACGATGGTGTTGGTGTCCACCGAGCCGGGGTTGGCCCCGGGCAGCGGCTTGACGCCGGCGGCGATCGCGGCGAAGCCGAGCATCGCGAGCAGGCCCAGCAGCAGCGAGTACGCGGGCAGCGCGGACATGTTGCGCTTGATCACGTCGCGGTTGCGGGAGGCGAGCACGCCGGTGACCGAGTGCGGGTAGAGGAACAGCGCCAGCGCCGAGCCGAACGCCAGCGTGATGTACTGCAGCTGGTTGTTGGCGTTGAGCAGCAGCCCGTCACTGGCGGCGGGGCTGGCGTCGTACTTGGCCTGCGCCGCGTCGAAGATCGCGCCCCAGCCGCCGAGCTGCGACGGCAGCCAGAACACCGCGACCAGGATCACGATGTAGATCAGCGTGTCCTTGACGAACGCGATCAGTGCGGGGGCGCGCAGCCCGGACTGGTAGGTGTACGCGGCGAGGATCGCGAACGCGATGATGATCGGCGCGTGCCGGGCGACGGTGGA contains these protein-coding regions:
- a CDS encoding CU044_5270 family protein, which codes for MDIDELVRAARPRTAPGWARSEAGQRVLDGVVAAPPGRSGAVRLTPARPARRLLLAGALPAVAVAAAGAVFLTSTTSDPVPHTNGPAPATGSASPQSSAAPSPTRPATPMTARQMLLAAAEQSAAHPAGSGRYWVVRKVNGNPVEVGPPGRRYTINDRRIMEEWNATGPVDPSILLMQRDAGAGPATDADRAAWEADGSPTQWTVPPSSPGTDPFVIDAAAGPWTRRPNTGSRPDVPGAIQYYLGGRAYTVAQLAALSTDPRKLARQLGGMIQAGGIEVPGNHSLFQAAKDLVAYLPAPPEVRAAAYRVLAEIKGTQSLGEVTDQQGRVGQAVAFVRRDDGGRWYQTRLIIDPATGQALAEEIWDVGSGAKPGKTPKLRFYDLIARAEFTDEDVPATGDR
- a CDS encoding GNAT family N-acetyltransferase, whose product is MYTVRQAGPDDLAGVRAVARRFGNLGQWPHRPDYLDRELDNGRLTAGLADGDVVGFGATFARGGLTHLADLFVLPEHQSSGLGRTLLTRLLPADAPRVTFASSDPRAVALYIRQGMRPICPLLYLRGPLSALPGPETTPRPAPDRTAFPLDRAVVPPDREAETSDREAETSDRAAVAGLVAVLDADASGGRRDADLAWYAALPGVTTVHTGTGYAMVRDTRDGVQVGPAGGQTTRHCADAVLAALARHRAAGTATLCLFGPNPLLPVLLEAGFTIADMDVFLSSGADPLALDRYLPHPDLG
- a CDS encoding SDR family NAD(P)-dependent oxidoreductase, whose product is MGGTALVTGGTGGLGSAVTATLLERGWRVVVPWHDERELARLPAGADGLVLVQADLTDAAAVGACAAQAAADPDRPLRAVVNLVGGFAMGKRVHETPVEEFERLLRLNLRPAYLVCQATLPHLVGAGGGAVVLVSSQSVRKPFSGAAGYLTAKTAVLGLAGALHAEYAKDGVRVNTILPGVIDTPANRADMPDSDRKGWTAPADIADTIAYLCSDASRAVRNSQLDV
- a CDS encoding MarR family winged helix-turn-helix transcriptional regulator; translated protein: MTEPRWLDDKQARAWRGYRRMRALLDLQITRDLAADSGLSDADYDVLSNLSEASPHRLRLTELATTMLWSKSRLSHHITRMQQRGLVDREECAGDARGSLIVLTAAGLRAIEEAAPHHVASVRRHMIDLLTDEEIAALDALTHRVVTHLTETV
- a CDS encoding NADPH-dependent FMN reductase, producing MPRLNVVVASTRPGRIGHVIGDWFAGVAAAHGGFDVRVVDLVELDLPFHDEPGQPVDGGPYAHEHTRRWSETTDAADAFVFVMPEYNRGYSAPLKNALDYLYREWHHKPAGFVSYGMSSAGMRAVEQLKPVLGALRMVPLAESVNIHLRQVVAADGTFVPNPAMADAAQGMLDELRLMAELMTAARVAA
- a CDS encoding PPOX class F420-dependent oxidoreductase, which translates into the protein MREQDRLWQVIGRTGRGVLATVKRDGRPQLSNVDYLATDGVIRFSSTADRAKVRNLRRDPRASFYVTTPGGGTYAVAEGLAELSATAADPHDAAVEELVGLYRDIRGEHPDWAEYRSVMVADARLVVRIHVDRLYGWLG
- a CDS encoding IS30 family transposase, which gives rise to MPGRRLTSEERAQIEVLYGQGLRFPQIAQAIGRDRSTVWREVQRNNARHGGTHAPGAPAHGGRAGGVRPGGVLRPRAYRFKYCHRFAQRRAGERALRPREGRLRARRGRTMAPLWDVVRERLAQRWSPVQVARSLRADFADRPEHWVSHETIYQAIYFQARGGMREELARQVALRSGRAVRKPQSRVAAAGRGAKPWIRDLNISTRPAEVTDRAVPGHWEGDLIIGARGTSAIITLVERATRYVMLGALPDSRVSEQVVDVLTALMGRLPAELRKTLTWDQGAEMARHARFTLATDCKVYFCDPHSPWQRGSNENTNGLLRQYFPRSSTDFRTISQDELDAVARELNGRPRQTLDWSNPAKELNKYLVATTA
- a CDS encoding DUF2630 family protein → MDEKQIFERIDSLVAEEHDLRTKRVQGAIDPETESARLRSLEETLDQCWDLLRRRRALKDAGENPDDAKAGDIKQVEGYLQ
- the mctP gene encoding monocarboxylate uptake permease MctP gives rise to the protein MWRDHLTEIIVFAVLFVGVSALGFVAAKWRRPDTMEHLDEWGLGGRNFGSWITWFLVGGDLYTAYTFVAVPALVFGAGAMGFFAVPYTVIIYPLFFLVLVRLWSVSHRHGLVTPADFVRTRFGSPTLALLVAITGIVATMPYIALQLVGIEAVLKTMGVTGESTVARHAPIIIAFAILAAYTYQSGLRAPALIAFVKDTLIYIVILVAVFWLPSQLGGWGAIFDAAQAKYDASPAASDGLLLNANNQLQYITLAFGSALALFLYPHSVTGVLASRNRDVIKRNMSALPAYSLLLGLLAMLGFAAIAAGVKPLPGANPGSVDTNTIVPVLFDKQFPDWFAGVAFAAIGIGALVPAAIMSIAAANLFTRNIYKEYLNREASPAQEAKVSKVASLVVKVGALLCIVLLDPQFSIDLQLIGGVIILQTLPSVALGLFTRWFHKGALIAGWAAGMGLGMWMLYQIANPATGRMHFAGSAFPLEKFGFDTKATIYVGFVAVLVNLVVAALATLVLRAGKVTDGPDGTVHDDYFVDEDSPRRGTDSEGEPVAVA